The Thiovulum sp. ES DNA window GAGGTATGGAAAAAATGGCAGAAAACATGATTTACAATGAATTTTTGCCAACAACTGACCGAATGGACTATATCGCTTCAACTTCAAATAACTACGGTTTTGCTCTTGCTGTTGAAAGACTTCTTGGAATTGAGAATGATGTTCCTCGACGAGCAAAAGTTATCCGAACAATGCTACTTGAATTGAACAGAATTATTTCTCATGAATTCTGGATTGCAACTCATGCCCTTGATGTTGGTGCAATGTCTGTCTTCCTTTATGCTTTCCGAGAAAGAGAGTGGGCTTTGGACCTCATCGAAGATTTTTGTGGTGCTAGACTTACTCATTCAGCTGTTAGAATTGGTGGAGTTCCACTCGATTTACCTGCTGGTTGGACTGACCATTTGGCTGAATATCTTGATAGGCTTGAAATTGCAATCAAAGACGATTATGAAGCACTTCTTGATGAAAACAGAATTTGGAAAATGAGACTTGAAAATGTCGGTATCGTTGATACTGAAATGGCAAGAAGCTGGGCTACTTCTGGAATCATGTTACGAGGTTCTGGAATTGAGTGGGATTTACGAAAAGAGATGCCTTACGAACTTTATGAAGAGCTTGATTTTGACATTCCTGTTACTGATAAAATGGATAGTTACGGTCGGTATAAGCTTTACATGGAAGAGATGCGACAATCTATCAGAATTCTCCGACAACTTATCCCAATGTATCACGAGACTGAACAACGACTTATGGCTGATGTTCCTCAATATATTTCAGCTCCAAAAGAGCAACAAATGACTCAAAACTATTCACTAATGCAACATTTTGTTCTTGTTACTCAAGGTATGCGACCTCCAGTTGGTGAAGTCTATGTTGCGACAGAGTCTCCAAAAGGTGAATTAGGTTTCTATATTAATTCTCAAGGTGATCCTTATCCTTACAGATTAAAAGTAAGAGCTCCAAGTTTCTTCCACACGGGAATTCTTCAAGACTTACTTCCAGGATACCAATTGGCTGATATTGTTACAATTATTGGTTCTACAAATATTGTATTTGGTGAAGTTGATAGATAATATAAGTTTGGGGTGTAAATCTCCCCTTTACAATCTTTATATTTAATTAAAAAAGGTAGATAGATGCAAAGATATGATTTAAGACATCTTCACAGTGATTTCTACGGCAGAATGGTAGAAATTATGAGCGATGAGGTCGAACAAGATGAAGTTGCTATCTTTATGTTTGAAATTGGTGATTTTTCGCCAGTTCAAAAGAGTGCCGATGCAATTAAAGAAGCAGGTTACACTCTTATGAATTCACTCAAATATAATGAGGCTGATTGGACTATTGTTGTAAAAAAGAGTTCTCCAGAAACACCAAAAGCTGAAAGCACAGAAGAGTAGAAAATGGGAACTAAAGTCTATTTCTCAACTTGGCAGGGTGAAAATGTTGATAATCGGGGTAAAAAGTCCGAAGAGTGGAGTGAGTCCGCTTTTAAACTTCCTGAAACATATTCTCACTCTCAAGACTCAAAAGCCTTTATCGGTTGGGATGGAGTCTCTCTATTTTCTGAAGAAGTTGATGTTGTGCGACTTGCTACTGAGTATGCTGCACAATATCAAGAGTATTCGGAAGCTTGTGGGAGATGTGCTCCGGGTCGTTGGGGTGGAAGAATTCTCTACGATCTTCTCGACAAAATCGCAAGAGGTGAAGGTGAATTTTCTGATTTAGAACATTTAAAAGAGGTTTCTCAAACAATGATGGAGACTTCAAAATGCGAAATCGGAAAAACTGTGCCTGTTCCAATTCTTCAACTTATGGAAAGTTTCAGTGAAGACTTTTCTGACCTCATCTTAAATAAGAAGAAGAGTAAAGATTATGACGGTGATATTTCTTACATTGCAAAAGTAACAGCACCATGTACTGATGCTTGTCCGACTCATGTTGATATTCCCGCATATATTGAGGGAGTTCGGGATTTACGATTTGATGATTCTCTACAAGCAACTAGAGGAACAATGCCACTTGCTCACACTTGCGGTCGTGTTTGTCCTCACCCATGTGAAGATGCTTGTCGGCGAACAAATCTTGATGAACCAATCTCAATTATGGAATTGAAACGAATCGGGGCAGACTATGAAACAGATCACGGTTTTGGTTTCTTTCACCCAGTAGAGAAAAAACCTAGAAACGGAAAAAGAGTAGTTGTAATTGGTTCTGGACCAGCTGGTTTAACTGGTGCTTACTACATGGCACTTGAAGGAATCGATGTTACAGTTTATGAAGCTCTTCCTGTTCTTGGTGGTGAAGTTGCTGTTGGTGTTCCTGAATACCGAATGCCGATTGACAAATACAACAAAGATATTGAAGCCGTCAAAGATTTAGGTGTTAAGTTTCTTGTAAATTCACCAGTTGATGATGAAATGATGAGACAATTTGAAGATGAATATGATGCAATTCTTGTAGCTTCAGGAACGAGAATTTCAAAAAAGATTCGGTGTAACAACGAACGACCTGAAATGGAAGGATATTGGGGTGCAATTGATTTCCTAGACAAAGTAAATCTTTACGAAAAGTATGGAATCAAATTGACAGAAGCAGAGAAAAAAGAGTATAACATTGACAAAGATTATGTTGATTTGACTGGAAAAACTCTTGTTTGTGTTGGTGGTGGATTTACTTCAATGGATGTTGTTCGGTGTGCCATTCGTGCAAATGCTGAAAAAGTATTTATGCTGTATCGAAGAGATGAAAAGACAATTATCCGAAATACAACTTATGAAGAATATCATGAAGCAGTTGAAGAGGGAGTTGAATTTAAATTTTTCTCAGCAATTGAAGAGTTATACGACGAAAAAGATGTATTAAAAAGTATGCTTGTAAATAATTATGAGATGCAACCTGATCCAAATGGAGGTCGTCCGAAACTTGTAAAAGTGGAGGGTGCTGATTTTGAAATCGATGCAGATTATGTAATTCCTGCCGTTTCTCAAAGTGCGGATTTGAAATTCATTCCAAAAGAGTGGGAAATTGAGATGACAAGTTGGGCAACAATTCTTACAAACGGAAAAGATTACATGACTTCTCGAAAAGGTGTATTTGCTGCTGGTGATGCTGAATATGGTCCAATGACAATTGTAAATGCTGTTGGTCAAGCAAAACGGGCTGCTTCTGTTATTTCTCGGTATGTTCATACTGGTGAAATTACTCTTACTGACGATGAAATCATGGAAGACCATCTCCGAAAACTCAAAGTTTATAATAAGAAAGAACCAATTCGAGGTTGGCTTGGAAATCAAAAACGAGAAGTTTCTGAAAAACTACATGTTGATGAGCGAAAAGACAATAACCGAGAAGTGAATCTTGGATTTACTCAAGAAGAGGCAATTTCTGAAGCTGAACGATGTATGAGATGTTATTACATTTCTATGGTTTCAATTTAGGAGAGGGTGATGACTAAATTTTTTATTGACGGAAAAGAGGTTATTGCAAACAAGGGTGAAACAATTTTACAAGTTGCACGAAAGAGTGATATTTACATTCCAACAATGTGTTATCTTGAAAAAGTGAATCCAATTGCTTCTTGCCGACTCTGTGTTGTTGATGTCAAAGGTTATGATGCTCCAATTCTTTCATGTCAAGAAAAACCAACTGAAGGAATCGAGGTAACGACTCAAACTCCAGAACTTTATAAACATCGAAAAAACATTATGGAACTCTATAATGTAAATCACCCTTTAGAGTGTGGTGTTTGTGATAAATCTGGAGCTTGTGATTTACAAAATAAGACTCTTGAATTTGGAATATCTTGTCAAAGTTTTTCAGCAAAAGAGCAGAATCGAAAAAAAGAGGATTGGGGAATTATTCAATATGATCCGTCGCTCTGTATTCTTTGTGAAAAGTGTGTTAGCACATGTAACGAAGCTATTGGAGATGATGCGATTGAGTTGAAATTTGGTGGATATTCATCAAGTATTGTTCCTAAAAATTCAGAAACTCTGGATTGTACGAATTGTGGTGAATGTATCGCAGTTTGTCCAGTTGGTGCATTGATTTCAAAAGATTTCAAATATACAGCAAATGCTTGGGAAATGGAAAAAATTCCTGCGATTTGTTCGCACTGTTCAGCTGGTTGTCAATTGACTTATGAAACAAAACACAAAGGCACACTTGACAATAGTGAGAA harbors:
- a CDS encoding NADH dehydrogenase I, D subunit (PFAM: Respiratory-chain NADH dehydrogenase, 49 Kd subunit~TIGRFAM: NADH dehydrogenase I, D subunit), whose translation is MQQPNRLRPFFENLAFDREDNHMVINFGPQHPSAHGQLRLILELDGEEVVRANPDIGYLHRGMEKMAENMIYNEFLPTTDRMDYIASTSNNYGFALAVERLLGIENDVPRRAKVIRTMLLELNRIISHEFWIATHALDVGAMSVFLYAFREREWALDLIEDFCGARLTHSAVRIGGVPLDLPAGWTDHLAEYLDRLEIAIKDDYEALLDENRIWKMRLENVGIVDTEMARSWATSGIMLRGSGIEWDLRKEMPYELYEELDFDIPVTDKMDSYGRYKLYMEEMRQSIRILRQLIPMYHETEQRLMADVPQYISAPKEQQMTQNYSLMQHFVLVTQGMRPPVGEVYVATESPKGELGFYINSQGDPYPYRLKVRAPSFFHTGILQDLLPGYQLADIVTIIGSTNIVFGEVDR
- a CDS encoding NADPH-dependent glutamate synthase beta chain-like oxidoreductase (PFAM: Pyridine nucleotide-disulphide oxidoreductase; NADH-ubiquinone oxidoreductase-F iron-sulfur binding region); this encodes MGTKVYFSTWQGENVDNRGKKSEEWSESAFKLPETYSHSQDSKAFIGWDGVSLFSEEVDVVRLATEYAAQYQEYSEACGRCAPGRWGGRILYDLLDKIARGEGEFSDLEHLKEVSQTMMETSKCEIGKTVPVPILQLMESFSEDFSDLILNKKKSKDYDGDISYIAKVTAPCTDACPTHVDIPAYIEGVRDLRFDDSLQATRGTMPLAHTCGRVCPHPCEDACRRTNLDEPISIMELKRIGADYETDHGFGFFHPVEKKPRNGKRVVVIGSGPAGLTGAYYMALEGIDVTVYEALPVLGGEVAVGVPEYRMPIDKYNKDIEAVKDLGVKFLVNSPVDDEMMRQFEDEYDAILVASGTRISKKIRCNNERPEMEGYWGAIDFLDKVNLYEKYGIKLTEAEKKEYNIDKDYVDLTGKTLVCVGGGFTSMDVVRCAIRANAEKVFMLYRRDEKTIIRNTTYEEYHEAVEEGVEFKFFSAIEELYDEKDVLKSMLVNNYEMQPDPNGGRPKLVKVEGADFEIDADYVIPAVSQSADLKFIPKEWEIEMTSWATILTNGKDYMTSRKGVFAAGDAEYGPMTIVNAVGQAKRAASVISRYVHTGEITLTDDEIMEDHLRKLKVYNKKEPIRGWLGNQKREVSEKLHVDERKDNNREVNLGFTQEEAISEAERCMRCYYISMVSI